Proteins from a genomic interval of Polyodon spathula isolate WHYD16114869_AA chromosome 1, ASM1765450v1, whole genome shotgun sequence:
- the LOC121322432 gene encoding uncharacterized protein C4orf54 homolog isoform X2, with product MEALQKTLTYRVEHAPYRKLLPDKAICNSGKQQDESKCVEIDDLLDMKSESAKTVKVTFTGEGSQLAIFKCKNDTSTAGNERPDDREMNGNVAKPTSMNCKYNKDFSQGVRAQKFLDDDFPGSPESASSSQISNNDDEFADCADTPLQKRGIISGTETKNAPKTSKAKPSLDYDNDELEYTDIFLNRKNEQENPSTQQWDDYASNDNEDETHYISTHEIQLCELGDDVDYDFGQRSSWDFEDDHLVNSFVDYASFDSDETVEGTQIEYSDCVNVESKNQAQSNNTVQRTSGAAVSTKHESDLYDTNKSASSDESLSKNQNGSENSAGQIHLSIKTTSRAINEPSNVKEKENIGYDAKYERDMSRYVLKSTGAKTEKISDHAKCFIAAPGRLHFGSKLKGKKDTNEYSSGASSAVSELDDADNEVRNLTARAFRSLACPYFDTINFSTSSDSSASLSEHGLGINKWSTFVDLKYGNLTQRSKQNVVSHKSSTSTFEINKNLAENNIQQPQSKSISLNGNIANSKRNISSTNEIQVKEETEQGVITLSETLNVRCNVKTGVPGSERRANFAENVAGSRSTDEVTDTLPSELGGESSKQTCKAGETMEGPHKKAQFATSLLKNVISKKMQFEQERKMERGEISEPSFPGLSPGLSCKEFEFSKEKVGGECRGFQRQNSRFSEGSSEFTIVSLNDIEDFVESKPSDVKDSDHKEDTLTHIPETNFESSFEAGFDTKKGVSDAAKRTLLRSHNSAFRSWRDGKLEFQKEYKNDDNTLVGKSVTSTDKTGLQHQLSSSKSTKMSHLFVPSIQLVSSENEIEKKQPNIKYSTRAFTDLGDGSNRLSLDTLYAADSDRSLVTSKSPEIKISLRSVEENKRNPFNIAKLLTPNIGCNAANLTKTADDLKCQALSVALKGESSEKVPHFTVRDIRDNKYKLQTQIHQVRDVRKLVKSSYHFVSLDNNDPKGSASNQNAEQTSIQQGHFRKQGSLSPILIKCQSVNTKGNVTPSKRRPVEGILEVDRLSTPPAEGAKKGTILVYRTTDRAPLVPASKQQKSEPSEGSAGVKTETRSAKQKPEIIIELGEKKPESKMANQAALEKLRAAVKTMEQLYVFDRNEWKRKTQPQPITDSHVLSLIASEEGPEGNQEQCAVKTTAEREEKNVTVSLSTVERLVRRNSYPTAEKSSQTAVAGSVFDFLRKKDVKENLKMFHIPLNKEDKEVPKSLSQQSGALTNKNVFTFTNNQKTSSRDSSINVINKLPQTYTSSQPPFTTKSVVPKSPKLPMSFKISQGKAVPAKMEKGISEAEKTQTYSTFTEDSENYLTIPVKPQTSEAKPTTTSQEQNVVYTVTATGAKPQTTSTLNYFNPADSRRQEDSSQSPKRSSIVMETRSPVTPTATIYHHSLPMSMSGTQPQVICFSSSVAPPIDQFQQTQRKMLLDPTTGQYYLVDTPIQPATKRLFDPETGQYVDIPMPQQPMAPVPMPISPLALSSGAYGATYMLYPGFFPTTAVLPTRTLQTQLSSHSEADGMDKMNSREVAHLGQQGDVAYMESPYYIPTGKSTQAPSTSQHITSGGSKAFSDGKPVISMVSQQGPRIIAPPSFDGTTMRFVVEHR from the coding sequence ATGGAAGCGCTTCAGAAAACTCTGACTTACCGGGTCGAGCATGCTCCTTACAGAAAGCTACTACCAGACAAGGCTATCTGTAATTCAGGGAAACAACAGGACGAATCCAAATGCGTGGAAATAGATGATCTTCTTGATATGAAATCGGAAAGCGCAAAAACTGTCAAAGTTACTTTTACTGGTGAAGGAAGCCAGCTggcaatatttaaatgtaaaaacgaCACCTCCACTGCTGGAAATGAAAGACCCGACGACCGAGAAATGAATGGCAATGTTGCTAAACCCACATCCATGAACTGTAAATATAATAAAGATTTTTCGCAGGGGGTTAGAGCACAAAAGTTTCTTGATGACGATTTCCCTGGCTCTCCTGAATCAGCTTCATCCTCTCAAATCTCCAATAACGATGATGAATTTGCAGACTGCGCTGACACGCCGCTTCAAAAGCGGGGCATCATCTCtggaactgaaacaaaaaatgcacCTAAAACGTCTAAGGCAAAACCCTCGCTGGATTATGACAACGATGAACTGGAATACACGGATATATTTTTGAATAGAAAGAATGAGCAAGAAAACCCTAGCACCCAGCAGTGGGACGATTACGCATCAAACGACAATGAGGATGAGACCCACTATATTTCAACTCATGAAATACAGCTGTGTGAGTTAGGGGATGATGTTGATTATGACTTTGGGCAGAGGTCTTCTTGGGATTTTGAGGACGACCACTTGGTCAATTCCTTTGTGGACTATGCCTCTTTTGACAGTGATGAAACTGTGGAAGGGACACAGATAGAGTATAGTGATTGTGTAAATGTGGAAAGCAAGAATCAGGCTCAATCTAATAATACAGTTCAGCGCACTAGCGGAGCAGCAGTCAGCACTAAGCATGAAAGCGATCTATATGACACGAACAAATCCGCTAGCTCAGATGAAAGTCTGTCAAAGAACCAAAACGGCAGTGAGAATTCTGCAGGCCAGATTCACCTGTCAATCAAAACAACTTCCAGGGCTATAAATGAGCCTAGCAACgtcaaagaaaaggaaaacattggTTATGATGCCAAGTATGAGAGAGACATGAGCCGCTATGTCTTAAAAAGCACTGGTGCTAAAACAGAGAAAATCAGCGATCATGCGAAATGTTTTATTGCAGCACCAGGACGTCTGCACTTTGGAAGTAAATTAAAAGGTAAAAAGGATACCAATGAATACTCCAGTGGCGCATCGAGTGCTGTCAGTGAGCTGGATGATGCTGACAATGAAGTGCGTAATTTAACTGCCAGAGCATTCAGAAGTTTGGCTTGCCCTTATTTTGACACAATTAATTTTAGCACTTCCAGCGACTCTTCTGCATCTTTATCAGAACATGGCCTTGGGATTAACAAGTGGTCAACTTTTGTTGACCTAAAATATGGCAATCTGACCCAAAGAAGCAAGCAAAACGTGGTTTCCCATAAGAGCTCTACGTCAACTTTTGAAATTAACAAGAATTTGGCTGAAAACAATATACAGCAACCTCAGAGTAAAAGCATATCTTTAAATGGAAACATTGCAAATAGCAAAAGGAACATTTCTTCAACAAATGAAATACAAGTGAAAGAAGAAACTGAACAAGGGGTAATAACTTTGAGTGAAACTTTAAATGTTCGATGCAATGTTAAAACGGGTGTCCCTGGAAGCGAAAGGCGTGCAAATTTTGCAGAAAATGTGGCAGGATCGCGTTCTACAGATGAAGTTACAGACACCTTGCCAAGTGAGCTGGGGGGTGAGAGCAGTAAGCAAACTTGCAAAGCAGGGGAAACCATGGAAGGTCCGCACAAGAAAGCACAATTCGCCACAAGCCTTCTCAAAAATGTCATCTCTAAGAAAATGCAGTTTGAACAGGAGCGCAAAATGGAAAGAGGAGAGATCTCTGAACCCTCCTTTCCAGGACTGTCTCCCGGTCTGTCTTGTAAAGAGTTCGAATTCTCTAAAGAAAAGGTAGGTGGCGAATGCAGGGGTTTTCAAAGGCAAAACTCCAGGTTCTCAGAAGGGAGTTCTGAATTCACAATTGTTTCACTGAATGATATAGAAGATTTTGTGGAAAGCAAACCGTCTGATGTCAAGGACTCTGATCATAAGGAAGACACTTTAACTCATATACCAGAAACTAATTTTGAGTCCTCCTTTGAAGCGGGGTTTGATACTAAAAAGGGAGTATCTGATGCAGCCAAGCGTACGTTACTTCGTAGCCACAATAGCGCATTTAGATCATGGAGGGACGGTAAGCTAGAATTTCAAAAGGAATATAAAAACGATGATAACACCCTTGTGGGGAAATCGGTTACCTCCACAGATAAGACGGGACTGCAGCACCAACTGAGCAGCAGCAAATCAACTAAAATGTCGCATCTGTTTGTGCCGAGCATTCAGCTTGTTTCCAGTGagaatgaaatagaaaaaaaacagccaaacatCAAATATTCAACAAGGGCATTTACAGATCTGGGAGATGGAAGCAACCGTCTGAGCCTTGACACCTTGTATGCAGCTGATTCAGACAGAAGCTTGGTAACTTCTAAGTCACCTGAAATCAAAATAAGCCTGCGGAGCGTAGAGGAAAACAAACGCAACCCGTTCAACATTGCTAAGCTGCTAACTCCCAATATAGGTTGCAATGCGGCCAACCTGACAAAAACAGCTGATGACTTAAAATGCCAAGCGCTCTCTGTAGCATTAAAGGGTGAGTCGTCGGAAAAAGTGCCCCATTTCACGGTCAGAGACATAAGGGACAACAAATACAAGCTCCAAACACAGATTCATCAAGTCAGGGACGTGCGCAAACTGGTTAAAAGCTCGTATCACTTCGTTTCTCTGGACAACAACGACCCCAAAGGCTCTGCTTCTAATCAGAACGCAGAGCAGACATCTATCCAGCAGGGCCATTTCAGAAAACAGGGCTCACTTTCACCTATATTAATAAAGTGTCAGTCAGTAAATACAAAAGGCAACGTGACACCATCAAAACGCAGACCAGTTGAGGGTATTTTGGAGGTAGACAGGTTGTCAACTCCTCCAGCAGAGGGTGCCAAAAAAGGAACCATACTGGTCTACAGAACAACAGACAGAGCTCCCTTGGTTCCTGCATCAAAGCAACAGAAAAGCGAACCGTCTGAGGGGTCTGCTGGGGTGAAAACTGAAACCAGGTCAGCTAAACAGAAACCGGAAATAATTATCGAACTCGGTGAAAAGAAACCAGAATCGAAAATGGCCAATCAGGCAGCCTTGGAAAAACTCAGAGCTGCTGTTAAAACCATGGAACAGTTGTATGTTTTCGACAGAAATGAGTGGAAGCGCAAAACTCAACCACAGCCAATTACCGATAGTCATGTGCTGTCACTTATTGCCAGTGAAGAGGGTCCAGAGGGCAATCAGGAGCAGTGCGCGGTAAAAACAACAGCAGAACGTGAAGAGAAGAATGTGACTGTAAGTTTATCGACAGTAGAAAGATTGGTAAGGAGAAACTCTTATCCAACTGCTGAAAAGTCAAGTCAGACTGCAGTTGCAGGGTCAGTGTTCGATTTTTTGAGGAAGAAAGATGTCAAAGAGAACCTGAAAATGTTTCACATTCCCCTTAACAAAGAGGACAAAGAAGTGCCCAAATCTCTTTCTCAGCAAAGTGGAGCCTTAaccaacaaaaatgttttcactTTTACTAACAACCAGAAAACTTCTTCCAGGGACAGCAGTATCAATGTCATCAATAAGCTGCCTCAGACCTATACTTCTTCACAACCACCTTTCACTACAAAAAGCGTTGTTCCCAAATCTCCTAAACTCCCCATGTCCTTTAAAATATCACAAGGCAAAGCTGTACCTGCCAAAATGGAGAAAGGTATCAGTGAAGCAGAAAAAACGCAGACTTATTCAACCTTTACAGAAGATTCAGAAAACTACCTTACAATACCAGTTAAACCTCAAACTAGCGAAGCCAAACCTACCACAACCAGTCAAGAGCAAAATGTTGTGTACACCGTTACAGCCACAGGAGCCAAACCCCAGACCACCAGTACTTTGAACTATTTCAACCCAGCTGATTCTAGAAGACAAGAAGACAGCAGCCAGTCCCCCAAAAGATCTTCCATTGTTATGGAGACACGGTCCCCAGTTACCCCTACTGCCACCATCTACCATCACTCCCTGCCAATGTCAATGTCTGGTACACAGCCTCAGGTGATTTGCTTTTCATCATCTGTGGCGCCACCTATAGACCAGTTCCAGCAGACACAAAGGAAGATGCTGTTGGATCCCACAACTGGACAATATTACCTTGTAGATACCCCCATCCAACCTGCTACAAAGAGGCTTTTTGATCCTGAAACAGGGCAGTATGTAGATATCCCTATGCCCCAGCAGCCAATGGCCCCGGTGCCCATGCCCATCTCACCATTAGCATTAAGTTCTGGAGCTTATGGTGCCACATACATGCTATACCCAGGTTTTTTTCCCACAACCGCTGTGTTGCCCACCAGGACTTTGCAGACACAGTTGTCATCTCATTCAGAGGCAGATGGCATGGATAAAATGAACAGCAGAGAAGTGGCACATTTGGGACAACAAGGAGATGTAGCTTACATGGAAAGCCCCTACTACATCCCCACTGGGAAATCTACACAGGCACCATCTACCAGTCAACACATAACAAGCGGGGGGTCAAAAGCATTCTCTGATGGAAAACCCGTGATTAGTATGGTGTCACAGCAAGGTCCAAGAATAATCGCCCCACCTTCCTTTGACGGAACTACCATGCGTTTTGTTGTGGAGCACAGGTAA
- the LOC121322432 gene encoding uncharacterized protein C4orf54 homolog isoform X1, with protein sequence MEALQKTLTYRVEHAPYRKLLPDKAICNSGKQQDESKCVEIDDLLDMKSESAKTVKVTFTGEGSQLAIFKCKNDTSTAGNERPDDREMNGNVAKPTSMNCKYNKDFSQGVRAQKFLDDDFPGSPESASSSQISNNDDEFADCADTPLQKRGIISGTETKNAPKTSKAKPSLDYDNDELEYTDIFLNRKNEQENPSTQQWDDYASNDNEDETHYISTHEIQLCELGDDVDYDFGQRSSWDFEDDHLVNSFVDYASFDSDETVEGTQIEYSDCVNVESKNQAQSNNTVQRTSGAAVSTKHESDLYDTNKSASSDESLSKNQNGSENSAGQIHLSIKTTSRAINEPSNVKEKENIGYDAKYERDMSRYVLKSTGAKTEKISDHAKCFIAAPGRLHFGSKLKGKKDTNEYSSGASSAVSELDDADNEVRNLTARAFRSLACPYFDTINFSTSSDSSASLSEHGLGINKWSTFVDLKYGNLTQRSKQNVVSHKSSTSTFEINKNLAENNIQQPQSKSISLNGNIANSKRNISSTNEIQVKEETEQGVITLSETLNVRCNVKTGVPGSERRANFAENVAGSRSTDEVTDTLPSELGGESSKQTCKAGETMEGPHKKAQFATSLLKNVISKKMQFEQERKMERGEISEPSFPGLSPGLSCKEFEFSKEKVGGECRGFQRQNSRFSEGSSEFTIVSLNDIEDFVESKPSDVKDSDHKEDTLTHIPETNFESSFEAGFDTKKGVSDAAKRTLLRSHNSAFRSWRDGKLEFQKEYKNDDNTLVGKSVTSTDKTGLQHQLSSSKSTKMSHLFVPSIQLVSSENEIEKKQPNIKYSTRAFTDLGDGSNRLSLDTLYAADSDRSLVTSKSPEIKISLRSVEENKRNPFNIAKLLTPNIGCNAANLTKTADDLKCQALSVALKGESSEKVPHFTVRDIRDNKYKLQTQIHQVRDVRKLVKSSYHFVSLDNNDPKGSASNQNAEQTSIQQGHFRKQGSLSPILIKCQSVNTKGNVTPSKRRPVEGILEVDRLSTPPAEGAKKGTILVYRTTDRAPLVPASKQQKSEPSEGSAGVKTETRSAKQKPEIIIELGEKKPESKMANQAALEKLRAAVKTMEQLYVFDRNEWKRKTQPQPITDSHVLSLIASEEGPEGNQEQCAVKTTAEREEKNVTVSLSTVERLVRRNSYPTAEKSSQTAVAGSVFDFLRKKDVKENLKMFHIPLNKEDKEVPKSLSQQSGALTNKNVFTFTNNQKTSSRDSSINVINKLPQTYTSSQPPFTTKSVVPKSPKLPMSFKISQGKAVPAKMEKGISEAEKTQTYSTFTEDSENYLTIPVKPQTSEAKPTTTSQEQNVVYTVTATGAKPQTTSTLNYFNPADSRRQEDSSQSPKRSSIVMETRSPVTPTATIYHHSLPMSMSGTQPQVICFSSSVAPPIDQFQQTQRKMLLDPTTGQYYLVDTPIQPATKRLFDPETGQYVDIPMPQQPMAPVPMPISPLALSSGAYGATYMLYPGFFPTTAVLPTRTLQTQLSSHSEADGMDKMNSREVAHLGQQGDVAYMESPYYIPTGKSTQAPSTSQHITSGGSKAFSDGKPVISMVSQQGPRIIAPPSFDGTTMRFVVEHRSKL encoded by the coding sequence ATGGAAGCGCTTCAGAAAACTCTGACTTACCGGGTCGAGCATGCTCCTTACAGAAAGCTACTACCAGACAAGGCTATCTGTAATTCAGGGAAACAACAGGACGAATCCAAATGCGTGGAAATAGATGATCTTCTTGATATGAAATCGGAAAGCGCAAAAACTGTCAAAGTTACTTTTACTGGTGAAGGAAGCCAGCTggcaatatttaaatgtaaaaacgaCACCTCCACTGCTGGAAATGAAAGACCCGACGACCGAGAAATGAATGGCAATGTTGCTAAACCCACATCCATGAACTGTAAATATAATAAAGATTTTTCGCAGGGGGTTAGAGCACAAAAGTTTCTTGATGACGATTTCCCTGGCTCTCCTGAATCAGCTTCATCCTCTCAAATCTCCAATAACGATGATGAATTTGCAGACTGCGCTGACACGCCGCTTCAAAAGCGGGGCATCATCTCtggaactgaaacaaaaaatgcacCTAAAACGTCTAAGGCAAAACCCTCGCTGGATTATGACAACGATGAACTGGAATACACGGATATATTTTTGAATAGAAAGAATGAGCAAGAAAACCCTAGCACCCAGCAGTGGGACGATTACGCATCAAACGACAATGAGGATGAGACCCACTATATTTCAACTCATGAAATACAGCTGTGTGAGTTAGGGGATGATGTTGATTATGACTTTGGGCAGAGGTCTTCTTGGGATTTTGAGGACGACCACTTGGTCAATTCCTTTGTGGACTATGCCTCTTTTGACAGTGATGAAACTGTGGAAGGGACACAGATAGAGTATAGTGATTGTGTAAATGTGGAAAGCAAGAATCAGGCTCAATCTAATAATACAGTTCAGCGCACTAGCGGAGCAGCAGTCAGCACTAAGCATGAAAGCGATCTATATGACACGAACAAATCCGCTAGCTCAGATGAAAGTCTGTCAAAGAACCAAAACGGCAGTGAGAATTCTGCAGGCCAGATTCACCTGTCAATCAAAACAACTTCCAGGGCTATAAATGAGCCTAGCAACgtcaaagaaaaggaaaacattggTTATGATGCCAAGTATGAGAGAGACATGAGCCGCTATGTCTTAAAAAGCACTGGTGCTAAAACAGAGAAAATCAGCGATCATGCGAAATGTTTTATTGCAGCACCAGGACGTCTGCACTTTGGAAGTAAATTAAAAGGTAAAAAGGATACCAATGAATACTCCAGTGGCGCATCGAGTGCTGTCAGTGAGCTGGATGATGCTGACAATGAAGTGCGTAATTTAACTGCCAGAGCATTCAGAAGTTTGGCTTGCCCTTATTTTGACACAATTAATTTTAGCACTTCCAGCGACTCTTCTGCATCTTTATCAGAACATGGCCTTGGGATTAACAAGTGGTCAACTTTTGTTGACCTAAAATATGGCAATCTGACCCAAAGAAGCAAGCAAAACGTGGTTTCCCATAAGAGCTCTACGTCAACTTTTGAAATTAACAAGAATTTGGCTGAAAACAATATACAGCAACCTCAGAGTAAAAGCATATCTTTAAATGGAAACATTGCAAATAGCAAAAGGAACATTTCTTCAACAAATGAAATACAAGTGAAAGAAGAAACTGAACAAGGGGTAATAACTTTGAGTGAAACTTTAAATGTTCGATGCAATGTTAAAACGGGTGTCCCTGGAAGCGAAAGGCGTGCAAATTTTGCAGAAAATGTGGCAGGATCGCGTTCTACAGATGAAGTTACAGACACCTTGCCAAGTGAGCTGGGGGGTGAGAGCAGTAAGCAAACTTGCAAAGCAGGGGAAACCATGGAAGGTCCGCACAAGAAAGCACAATTCGCCACAAGCCTTCTCAAAAATGTCATCTCTAAGAAAATGCAGTTTGAACAGGAGCGCAAAATGGAAAGAGGAGAGATCTCTGAACCCTCCTTTCCAGGACTGTCTCCCGGTCTGTCTTGTAAAGAGTTCGAATTCTCTAAAGAAAAGGTAGGTGGCGAATGCAGGGGTTTTCAAAGGCAAAACTCCAGGTTCTCAGAAGGGAGTTCTGAATTCACAATTGTTTCACTGAATGATATAGAAGATTTTGTGGAAAGCAAACCGTCTGATGTCAAGGACTCTGATCATAAGGAAGACACTTTAACTCATATACCAGAAACTAATTTTGAGTCCTCCTTTGAAGCGGGGTTTGATACTAAAAAGGGAGTATCTGATGCAGCCAAGCGTACGTTACTTCGTAGCCACAATAGCGCATTTAGATCATGGAGGGACGGTAAGCTAGAATTTCAAAAGGAATATAAAAACGATGATAACACCCTTGTGGGGAAATCGGTTACCTCCACAGATAAGACGGGACTGCAGCACCAACTGAGCAGCAGCAAATCAACTAAAATGTCGCATCTGTTTGTGCCGAGCATTCAGCTTGTTTCCAGTGagaatgaaatagaaaaaaaacagccaaacatCAAATATTCAACAAGGGCATTTACAGATCTGGGAGATGGAAGCAACCGTCTGAGCCTTGACACCTTGTATGCAGCTGATTCAGACAGAAGCTTGGTAACTTCTAAGTCACCTGAAATCAAAATAAGCCTGCGGAGCGTAGAGGAAAACAAACGCAACCCGTTCAACATTGCTAAGCTGCTAACTCCCAATATAGGTTGCAATGCGGCCAACCTGACAAAAACAGCTGATGACTTAAAATGCCAAGCGCTCTCTGTAGCATTAAAGGGTGAGTCGTCGGAAAAAGTGCCCCATTTCACGGTCAGAGACATAAGGGACAACAAATACAAGCTCCAAACACAGATTCATCAAGTCAGGGACGTGCGCAAACTGGTTAAAAGCTCGTATCACTTCGTTTCTCTGGACAACAACGACCCCAAAGGCTCTGCTTCTAATCAGAACGCAGAGCAGACATCTATCCAGCAGGGCCATTTCAGAAAACAGGGCTCACTTTCACCTATATTAATAAAGTGTCAGTCAGTAAATACAAAAGGCAACGTGACACCATCAAAACGCAGACCAGTTGAGGGTATTTTGGAGGTAGACAGGTTGTCAACTCCTCCAGCAGAGGGTGCCAAAAAAGGAACCATACTGGTCTACAGAACAACAGACAGAGCTCCCTTGGTTCCTGCATCAAAGCAACAGAAAAGCGAACCGTCTGAGGGGTCTGCTGGGGTGAAAACTGAAACCAGGTCAGCTAAACAGAAACCGGAAATAATTATCGAACTCGGTGAAAAGAAACCAGAATCGAAAATGGCCAATCAGGCAGCCTTGGAAAAACTCAGAGCTGCTGTTAAAACCATGGAACAGTTGTATGTTTTCGACAGAAATGAGTGGAAGCGCAAAACTCAACCACAGCCAATTACCGATAGTCATGTGCTGTCACTTATTGCCAGTGAAGAGGGTCCAGAGGGCAATCAGGAGCAGTGCGCGGTAAAAACAACAGCAGAACGTGAAGAGAAGAATGTGACTGTAAGTTTATCGACAGTAGAAAGATTGGTAAGGAGAAACTCTTATCCAACTGCTGAAAAGTCAAGTCAGACTGCAGTTGCAGGGTCAGTGTTCGATTTTTTGAGGAAGAAAGATGTCAAAGAGAACCTGAAAATGTTTCACATTCCCCTTAACAAAGAGGACAAAGAAGTGCCCAAATCTCTTTCTCAGCAAAGTGGAGCCTTAaccaacaaaaatgttttcactTTTACTAACAACCAGAAAACTTCTTCCAGGGACAGCAGTATCAATGTCATCAATAAGCTGCCTCAGACCTATACTTCTTCACAACCACCTTTCACTACAAAAAGCGTTGTTCCCAAATCTCCTAAACTCCCCATGTCCTTTAAAATATCACAAGGCAAAGCTGTACCTGCCAAAATGGAGAAAGGTATCAGTGAAGCAGAAAAAACGCAGACTTATTCAACCTTTACAGAAGATTCAGAAAACTACCTTACAATACCAGTTAAACCTCAAACTAGCGAAGCCAAACCTACCACAACCAGTCAAGAGCAAAATGTTGTGTACACCGTTACAGCCACAGGAGCCAAACCCCAGACCACCAGTACTTTGAACTATTTCAACCCAGCTGATTCTAGAAGACAAGAAGACAGCAGCCAGTCCCCCAAAAGATCTTCCATTGTTATGGAGACACGGTCCCCAGTTACCCCTACTGCCACCATCTACCATCACTCCCTGCCAATGTCAATGTCTGGTACACAGCCTCAGGTGATTTGCTTTTCATCATCTGTGGCGCCACCTATAGACCAGTTCCAGCAGACACAAAGGAAGATGCTGTTGGATCCCACAACTGGACAATATTACCTTGTAGATACCCCCATCCAACCTGCTACAAAGAGGCTTTTTGATCCTGAAACAGGGCAGTATGTAGATATCCCTATGCCCCAGCAGCCAATGGCCCCGGTGCCCATGCCCATCTCACCATTAGCATTAAGTTCTGGAGCTTATGGTGCCACATACATGCTATACCCAGGTTTTTTTCCCACAACCGCTGTGTTGCCCACCAGGACTTTGCAGACACAGTTGTCATCTCATTCAGAGGCAGATGGCATGGATAAAATGAACAGCAGAGAAGTGGCACATTTGGGACAACAAGGAGATGTAGCTTACATGGAAAGCCCCTACTACATCCCCACTGGGAAATCTACACAGGCACCATCTACCAGTCAACACATAACAAGCGGGGGGTCAAAAGCATTCTCTGATGGAAAACCCGTGATTAGTATGGTGTCACAGCAAGGTCCAAGAATAATCGCCCCACCTTCCTTTGACGGAACTACCATGCGTTTTGTTGTGGAGCACAG